A genomic window from Ischnura elegans chromosome 10, ioIscEleg1.1, whole genome shotgun sequence includes:
- the LOC124167140 gene encoding uncharacterized protein LOC124167140, producing MPTCVQIKHHLDTRQAKRILQRASGALLRERIQHTRRSLSECSEQLLALHLELGRILNAADWDTIDRITYDSSRNTQSSTREKQENKYEKLHSRQHPTSGPYKDHSVINLTDSPLDEATNAILSKGLNFALAPKAIPTEKIITGVESAIRRLPKTEADAIREDVAATLRKARPPKQNTTGAERMALRKLKENTKILVLPADKGNATVVMKREEYDSKVRALLQETTYRVLRTDPTAKTIREAKEIIKKSSIPREEQRTLLPTAPKPPRFYGLPKVHKEGIPLRPIVSQIDAPTYHLARYLARHLQPYVGKTSSHVKNSAHFVEILQGVTMEDKDIMVSFDVESLFTNVPINNSLEIIRGLQTKGFPEDYATLVEFCLRKTYFTWNGQIYEQAEGASMGSPLSPVVANLFMEKFEAEAMDSYSTPLFPEMDLPQEKHQIEQLAVARIEAKSLQHLQSRATAHLPS from the coding sequence ATGCCAACATGTGTCCAAATCAAGCATCACCTCGACACTAGACAAGCCAAGAGGATACTACAAAGAGCTAGCGGGGCGTTACTCCGAGAACGCATACAGCACACTCGCCGTTCTCTAAGCGAGTGCTCAGAACAACTTCTCGCTCTCCACCTCGAACTGGGGAGGATTCTCAACGCCGCCGACTGGGATACCATCGACAGAATCACGTATGACTCTTCCCGGAATACACAATCATCGACCCgggaaaaacaagaaaacaagtACGAGAAACTTCATTCGAGACAGCACCCGACGAGCGGCCCTTATAAGGACCATTCTGTCATCAACCTGACAGACTCACCACTGGATGAAGCCACCAACGCTATACTCTCCAAAGGCCTAAACTTTGCCTTGGCCCCAAAAGCCATACCGACGGAGAAAATCATCACCGGGGTTGAATCCGCTATCAGAAGGCTACCGAAGACAGAGGCGGATGCCATCAGGGAGGACGTAGCGGCTACATTGCGGAAAGCTCGACCGCCCAAACAGAACACGACGGGAGCCGAAAGGATGGCATTGAGGAAACTGAAGGAGAACACCAAAATTCTGGTATTACCCGCAGACAAGGGGAATGCCACAGTCGTCATGAAGAGAGAGGAATACGACAGTAAAGTCAGAGCCCTCCTCCAGGAAACAACATACAGAGTGCTGAGGACGGACCCGACGGCAAAAACGATCCGGGAGGCGAAAGAAATTATCAAGAAATCTTCCATCCCCCGTGAGGAGCAACGTACCCTTCTTCCGACCGCTCCGAAACCACCAAGGTTTTACGGGTTACCTAAAGTCCACAAAGAAGGCATCCCGTTAAGACCCATTGTGAGTCAAATAGACGCACCTACGTATCATCTCGCCAGATATCTCGCTAGGCATCTACAGCCATACGTGGGGAAGACGTCATCGCACGTGAAGAATTCAGCGCATTTTGTCGAAATACTTCAAGGAGTGACGATGGAGGACAAAGACATCATGGTCAGCTTCGACGTTGAATCTCTCTTTACAAACGTACCCATAAACAATTCGTTGGAAATAATACGAGGACTACAAACAAAAGGGTTCCCGGAAGACTACGCCACCTTAGTGGAGTTCTGCCTAAGGAAAACTTACTTCACCTGGAACGGACAAATATACGAACAAGCGGAGGGGGCGAGCATGGGTTCTCCACTATCACCAGTGGTGGCTAAtttatttatggagaaatttgAAGCGGAAGCCATGGACAGCTACA